In Fragaria vesca subsp. vesca unplaced genomic scaffold, FraVesHawaii_1.0 scf0513160_u, whole genome shotgun sequence, a single window of DNA contains:
- the LOC101296542 gene encoding uncharacterized protein LOC101296542 — MTPYQSLYGRTPPSVLSYTPGTTKVHSVDIALRNRDDLLKLLRSNMAMAQNKMKQQTDQHRTERTFEEGDWVYLKLHPYRQKSLVKRPSHKLAPRFYGPFQIVSKIGTVTYKLRLPPRSKLHPIFHVSLLKKKLGANIPVQVTLPPTDDTGSLQGPRHGSGKEEKSLYDTMAGVVGGPS; from the coding sequence ATGACGCCATACCAGTCACTTTACGGCAGAACCCCTCCTTCGGTTCTCTCGTACACACCGGGAACCACCAAGGTTCACTCAGTGGACATTGCCTTGCGGAACCGAGATGATCTCCTTAAGCTTCTCCGCTCCAACATGGCTATGGCACAGAACAAAATGAAGCAGCAGACTGATCAACATCGCACTGAGCGGACCTTTGAGGAAGGCGACTGGGTTTATCTCAAGTTACATCCATACCGGCAAAAGTCACTCGTCAAACGGCCATCTCACAAGCTTGCTCCCAGGTTCTATGGCCCATTTCAGATTGTTTCTAAGATAGGTACAGTCACCTACAAATTGCGCCTTCCTCCACGCTCCAAGCTGCATCCGATTTTCCATGTGTCactgttgaagaagaaacttGGTGCCAACATCCCTGTTCAAGTGACTCTACCCCCTACTGATGACACTGGATCCCTCCAAGGTCCTCGACATGGCAGTGGTAAGGAAGAAAAATCGCTCTATGACACAATGGCTGGTGTAGTGGGAGGGCCTTCTTGA